One Anopheles marshallii chromosome 3, idAnoMarsDA_429_01, whole genome shotgun sequence genomic region harbors:
- the LOC128713787 gene encoding ubiquitin carboxyl-terminal hydrolase 7 encodes MDYDKTVEAMDTQDDNEIDPPNIQNLANAVAPPTAAANGGGANADGGGEAMALDDQDFMNDEVRSEATFSFRIPKFSRLTESILSPPYYVRNLPWKILAMPRNNDNAVTPGKGLGFFLQCNGESTSNNWNCSASAELRLMKAGDPHADPFIRKIRHTFCMQENDWGFSSFMNWAEILDPLNGFIENDTITLEVYVNAEPPRGIFWDSKKHTGFVGLKNQGATCYMNSLLQTLYFTNQLRKAVYKMPTEADDDCKSVALALQRVFHDLQTQNKPVGTKKLTKSFGWDALDSFMQHDVQEFLRVLLDKLENKMKGTSLEGTIPKLFEGKMISYIKCQNIDYTSRRTETFYDIQLNIKGKKNIQESFKDYIATEILDDDNKYDAGEHGLQKAEKGILFRKFPPVLHLHLMRFQYDPISDNSVKFNDRFEFDEMINLDPFLESEEDTPATYILHAVLVHSGDNHGGHYVVYINPKNDGKWCKFDDDVVCRCSRNEAIEQNYGGHDNELNLRHSSNAYMLVYVRESVVHQVLEEVKESDIPEELLERLNEQRRIQQARRTERTEASNFVNLNILLADYMEVHQKSDLFDATTAAYRSLKVRKTTDLASVVVQVGRAFKVEPGQFRLWEVKKPANQKPHKFEYIDPASTETCSKYASPETKHSCTIFLELPLPGRTELEPAKITFEDVLLFFKFYDPVEKRLNYCGHGLYKPSTTVAELVRDLNKRAYFEPDTELQLYEVVDINKAQKITDQFQTLQTSMSFLCHGTIIVFEKLHPPQENLEFPTCEAYFKDLFCRMEVIFLDTLIPNDTGFTLDLSSESTYDQIAKAVGRRINVNPYEIQFFKSKNYSDLPGQPLSHSFGGSLREVLQYSKTKTIRKLFYQKLSININELDNKKQFRCLYLMPNLKEEKELILYPNKNGTVRDLLEEARKVIEFAEASTKQLRISELSKNRLSPGPSDDTPLDQLHDYTENPFVQKSSIGNQTMYRIEEVAEDEVQLGEHEMLVPVLHFTKDISSVFGIPFFIRTVQDETFASLKERMKKKLGVSDKEWEKYRLAIITEHIDYIDDEMIQIKLETFRGDPSDPHSRTFLGLEHINKNTKRSRFNYMEKAIKIYN; translated from the coding sequence ATGGACTACGACAAAACGGTTGAAGCAATGGACACCCAGGACGACAATGAAATCGATCCGCCCAACATTCAGAACCTGGCGAACGCGGTCGCACCACCAACGGCCGCCGCCAACGGTGGTGGAGCAAACGCGGACGGTGGCGGTGAAGCGATGGCGTTAGATGATCAGGATTTCATGAACGACGAGGTGCGTTCGGAAGCAACGTTCAGCTTTCGGATACCGAAGTTCAGCAGGTTGACGGAATCCATCCTCTCACCACCGTACTACGTGCGGAACCTGCCCTGGAAGATTCTGGCGATGCCGCGCAATAACGATAATGCAGTCACGCCCGGCAAAGGGCTCGGCTTTTTTCTGCAGTGCAATGGTGAAAGTACGAGCAACAACTGGAACTGTTCGGCGTCAGCCGAGCTGCGACTGATGAAGGCGGGTGATCCTCACGCGGATCCGTTCATCCGCAAGATTCGTCACACGTTCTGCATGCAGGAGAACGATTGGGGGTTCTCGTCGTTCATGAACTGGGCGGAAATTCTGGACCCGCTTAATGGGTTCATCGAAAACGATACGATCACGCTTGAGGTGTACGTGAATGCCGAACCGCCCCGTGGTATCTTCTGGGactcaaaaaaacacaccggcTTCGTGGGGTTAAAGAATCAGGGCGCGACGTGCTACATGAACTCGCTGCTGCAGACGCTCTATTTTACCAACCAGCTAAGAAAGGCGGTGTACAAGATGCCGACCGAGGCAGACGACGACTGTAAATCGGTAGCGTTAGCGCTGCAACGCGTATTCCACGATCTACAGACGCAAAATAAACCAGTCGGCACGAAAAAGCTCACCAAGAGCTTCGGTTGGGATGCGCTCGATTCCTTCATGCAGCACGACGTGCAGGAATTTTTGCGCGTGCTGCTGGATAAACTGGAAAACAAGATGAAGGGCACCAGTCTGGAGGGTACGATCCCGAAGCTGTTCGAAGGCAAAATGATATCGTACATCAAGTGCCAGAACATTGACTACACGAGCAGGCGCACGGAGACGTTTTACGACATTCAGCTGAACATTAAGGGCAAGAAAAACATTCAGGAGTCGTTTAAGGACTATATCGCAACCGAGATTCTGGATGATGATAATAAGTACGATGCGGGAGAACACGGACTGCAGAAGGCGGAGAAGGGCATTCTGTTCCGGAAGTTCCCACCCGTGCTGCACCTGCATTTGATGCGCTTCCAGTATGATCCCATTTCGGACAACTCGGTAAAGTTTAACGATCGGTTCGAGTTCGACGAAATGATCAATTTGGATCCGTTCCTGGAGTCGGAGGAGGATACACCGGCCACGTATATCCTGCACGCAGTGCTCGTGCACTCCGGTGACAACCATGGTGGCCATTACGTGGTGTACATCAATCCGAAAAACGATGGCAAATGGTGTAAGTTCGATGATGATGTGGTGTGCCGGTGCAGTAGAAATGAAGCGATCGAACAGAATTACGGTGGGCATGATAATGAGCTGAACCTGCGTCACAGTAGCAACGCATACATGTTGGTGTACGTTCGTGAATCCGTCGTCCACCAGGTGCTGGAAGAAGTGAAAGAAAGCGACATCCCGGAAGAGTTGCTCGAGCGTTTGAATGAACAGCGTCGCATCCAGCAGGCGAGACGTACCGAGCGTACCGAGGCCTCAAACTTTGTCAACCTCAACATTTTGCTAGCGGACTATATGGAGGTGCACCAGAAGTCGGATCTGTTCGATGCGACGACCGCCGCCTATCGTTCGCTCAAGGTGCGCAAAACGACGGACCTCGCGTCAGTGGTGGTGCAAGTCGGGCGAGCGTTCAAGGTTGAGCCGGGCCAATTTCGTTTGTGGGAGGTGAAGAAGCCCGCCAACCAGAAGCCTCACAAGTTCGAGTACATCGATCCGGCGTCAACGGAAACGTGCAGCAAGTATGCGTCGCCGGAAACAAAGCACTCGTGCACGATCTTCCTGGAGCTTCCGCTCCCGGGACGAACCGAACTCGAACCGGCCAAGATTACGTTCGAGGACGTGCTGCTATTCTTCAAGTTCTACGATCCGGTGGAGAAACGGTTGAACTATTGCGGGCATGGGTTGTACAAGCCATCGACAACGGTGGCTGAGCTGGTGCGTGATTTGAACAAGCGTGCCTACTTCGAACCGGACACCGAGCTACAGTTGTATGAAGTTGTGGACATCAACAAGGCGCAGAAGATCACGGACCAGTTCCAGACGCTGCAGACCTCGATGTCGTTCCTGTGCCACGGTACAATCATTGTGTTTGAGAAGCTGCACCCACCGCAAGAGAACTTGGAGTTCCCGACGTGTGAGGCGTACTTTAAGGACCTGTTTTGTCGCATGGAGGTCATCTTTCTCGACACGCTCATCCCGAACGATACCGGCTTTACGCTGGACCTTTCGTCCGAGTCAACGTACGACCAGATCGCGAAAGCCGTCGGTCGCCGCATCAACGTCAACCCGTACGAGATACAGTtctttaaaagcaaaaactacAGCGATCTACCCGGGCAGCCGTTGTCGCACAGCTTCGGTGGATCGCTCCGAGAGGTGTTGCAGTACAGCAAAACCAAGACGATACGCAAGCTGTTCTACCAGAAGCTTTCGATCAACATCAACGAGCTGGACAACAAGAAGCAGTTCCGCTGCCTCTACCTGATGCCGAACCTGAAGGAGGAGAAAGAACTGATTCTGTACCCGAACAAAAACGGCACAGTGCGCGACCTGCTCGAGGAGGCCCGAAAGGTGATTGAGTTTGCAGAGGCGAGCACGAAGCAGCTGCGAATTTCGGAACTCTCGAAGAACCGACTGTCACCCGGACCATCGGACGATACGCCACTGGACCAGCTGCACGACTACACGGAAAATCCGTTCGTGCAGAAGTCGAGCATCGGCAACCAGACGATGTACCGCATCGAGGAGGTGGCCGAGGACGAGGTGCAGTTGGGCGAGCACGAGATGCTGGTACCGGTGCTGCATTTCACCAAGGACATTTCTAGCGTGTTCGGCATCCCGTTCTTTATCCGCACCGTGCAGGATGAAACGTTCGCCTCGCTGAAGGAGCGCATGAAGAAAAAGCTGGGCGTATCGGATAAGGAGTGGGAAAAGTATCGGCTAGCGATCATAACCGAGCACATCGACTACATCGACGACGAGATGATACAGATCAAGCTGGAAACGTTCCGGGGCGATCCGAGCGATCCACATTCGCGGACCTTCCTCGGTTTGGAGcacatcaacaaaaacaccaaacgcaGCAGGTTCAACTACATGGAAAAGGCGATCAAGATTTATAATTAG